From Daucus carota subsp. sativus chromosome 6, DH1 v3.0, whole genome shotgun sequence:
TCCAAAATACTACCATAAAACATTCTACAGCACATATAGGCACCCAGTTCCATAAGTTTTGCATTCTAAACCAACTTCCCATATTAAAGAGAGAAACTTAAGTAAAAACGCACATACAAAGAATGCATGCCTGCTCCTTTAATCATTTCATAATACTCTGTCTCGTAAAATATTCTTAAGTATTCATGCTACATAACAGCAGAATGCAAACCAAGCCAAAAATTGAACTTCCACAAATTCCCAAAAGTTGAAAATTCACAGCAAAGAGAAAATTGGATTTAAGTTCCACAAAATTCCCAAAAGTTGAAAATTCAAAGCAAAGCAATAACTGGAATTTAATGAACAGATATAACACTGCCCCCAAATTACAAGCAGCCTCATAAGAATTTCTTAGAATTATCTAGGTCATTTATGAGTTCATTATTATCTGAAGTCCAGAATTCCCACAATCATGCAGGCTACAGTTTGAGAATTTGGGCCCTAAATATCATTCTTAAACTCTCTTAACCTGAACAATACCAAGTTTAGAGTGATTGTGATACCTTCAAAACTTCAAATCGAGTATCTGCATACGACACTCATAAATGTTGGTAACAAATGTGTTAGCCCGCAGGTCAAGTTTAACAGTTATCATCTCTTAAATTAGATTCTAATACGTAAATAAGATTTTCATAGGTAGAACTTGCTAACGTAGTTTGTACCAAGGCTTCAGGTCGCTTTGCTGTGACACATGATCAAGTGTTTTTGTACTCATTTAGTAGCCTCAACATGACACAAGATTCACTATGTTCCATACTACATTAGTAATCATGCAATAACAAAATTTAGTTGGACACATTGAACAGAACCATGACTTCACTAATGTCAAAATTGCCAACAAATTTAATTTCTTAGTAAAAATAAGACTATTCTTAGCTGCAAGACGAAAATACAAGCCATGGACAATAACTTCCACGTATAAGAACAAGGACCTGATACAGGAAGATAACTTAAAGTGGGCTACTTACCAAACTTCATGATATTGTAAGATGAAATGATCCTTTAACATaagaaaatgtaaaataaaaaaaatgtgataaCGAGGCCAGCATAAAGATGTGATAAGGCGGCcagagggagggggggggggggatttgCCTAAGGGTGAATGTAATTTTAAGATACAGCTTTTGCAATAGAAAGGGAATAACAAAAGGGAAagtattgtcacaaaatttaAAAGCTTTCCTATAATACAAAAAAAAGTGCCACAACCAAAATATGAACCGGCAAATAAAGATAAATTAACCATCTGCAGCTGCAGCGCTTATGATTACATATATGTGAGGTAAGCTACCAGGCATAAATTAATCAAACCCAACATTACAGGCATAAAAAGAAGATCTTATGCGGTTGCATACCATTAATATTCCCATCGAGTCAGAACTGCTGGGTAATTATGCTCTCACAGGACTACTGCAACTTTTCACCAGCCATATTTTGCCAGAAAGTCCTTAGTTCTCTTTCTAAAGCGAGTAAGGATGATGATTACTAAAGCTAAGATCCACGAAGGGAGATAACCACCTGAGAAGTTCAACTTTTGCGCCCATTGTGGAGTCTCCTTCATAACAAATACTATTAGAAGCGTTATAACTGCCACTCCTAGTACTATTCTGCTGATTGGATTGACCAAGGAGTCCTGAAATCATTCAGAACATCAAATCttcagaataaataaataaactctATTAAGCAACAATCTACTAccttacataatataataataatcatcaAATTTTCAGCACAAACTTCATGAAAGCATTCAATACACAAACAATTGCAACtaaaatccaattttttttacccagtatataatttttgctgtcgataattaaacaaataaattagcTTGAAATGTCCAATTACTTACAAATCCACCCAATTTCACCTATTTCAGCCATATATGTGTACACATACTATTTATGTAGTAACCTATGTCAGCATTATATATAACCAAATTACACCCTCAAAATTACACTCGAAGATATCTAATTAGAATCGCATTATATATAACCAAATTACAGTCCAACTAACCTTCAATATTACACCCTCCCATATTATAAAAGCGCCTTGTTCATGCATAACACTGAACTAATTCATGTACCTCATTCACTTCATATACAAAGACAACAGTATTTTTGTTTATCCACAAAACTACTAGAAACATAATGAGCAATTCAGTGTGTAGACAAAAACTGCTAGACACTGACATAGACATCACAATCGAATTACGAATCATGACGATCAGCATTCACATTTTAAAAACTTAATAGAATTCAATTTCAAGTCTAAGCACTTAACAATTAGCTACAAATGTCAgtgctctctctctccctccccctctccctctctcacacacacatgaGTATCTCTTCCACCTCCACCCTCTCcatccctctccctctccccctatctctctctctctcttacttAATTAAGAATAAGTACCTTAGGTTCTCCGTCAATTGCAATAACAGCACCATCAGTGTACGGAATCATCGACAATCCATTTCTCGGATAAAACCTAATCGGAGCGCCACGTCCAGTCGCCGAATTAAACGCATAAATAGCTTTAAAATTGTACTTCTCCAGAATCTCTCGAACTTTGATTTGATCTTGTTCGTAACCGCCGAGACTCGATTTAAAAGAGTCGATCGGACCTCTACCGCGCCGAAAAAGGTTGATCTCAATTTCAGGAACCTTCGTTTGCGACCAACGAGGCCTCCAATCGGTACTCCGTAACGGTAATAACGGTGTAGACTCGTCGGACTCGTCAATTCCGGTGGCCGGAGATGTGGTTTCGTCGATTTCTCCGGCGGTGCTTTTTGTAGTCATGCTAATTAGTTAGTTGATGAAACTGTTGTTTTTTGCCATTTTGGTAGGAAATTAAATTTGGGCGTATTTAGTTtggttataaatttttaattaaaatttgggaAATTGAGTGAAGAGAGCAAGTTCTCGATTTacgttataaattaaaattttaatatatttgaagaaATAATAATTCAACAATGTTTCAGTGATAAAAtgtgacgcccccagatccaCATTCCGCAGATCTGGTCCGCCACTAAACATCtggctcaaaacaacacttgcattaccTATTAATATTACACAATCCAACTCTttccccacaagtccagggtcgatcgtcttGCAACATTACTACTGAgtctaactttattacataaagGGAAGTCTGATTTCAAAccattataataactatagctCGTACTACCAAGCGGCGTAGTCTAGCAGTCTCAGCTTGGATGATGCCCTTTTCCCTGCTTTTGCCAAAAACCCATTTCCGGGCGGTTTCTCTTGAGTTGTGCCATACTCACTATTTACTGctcaaaaaggaataaaatagatgcaagaatgagcaatcaaattgctcagcaagtccacacAGAACAAAACAACAATCAACAGAATATGCACGTAAGGCATAGAAAACAATTTAATTCAAAGCAACATAAAGCAGCTACTGTCAAATGACAACACAAGTTCAAGTAAAGAaaacgctggtcttccacctttcggtatcactacatggctcgatcagcaccatttcgtgaataccgttctcctgtgtgatctttgcagtctgatcgtaaccgcacaagacacacctaccactctcatttgctagcataagggttaacatttgtaaccctaaactatctgccttaccagatagtaaattctcaactctaccacgaatttaataaattcgtgttgaccagcttgaacagattcctccgaatacaagGAAATTCTCCCAAACAAACACTTCTCAATCATCTCTACcaaagaagtgcgaacaatgcaccctttcAACAAAGATTACCCGAAGGTAGAAGTGAATGATAATCAAAATGACTAGATTCCAAAGAATGagatgatctccaaaaaggGAGTAAGTTAATTGTGGTGAGATCATCGCTGCATGTATTCACTTCAAGTTTCgaagattcaaaatattatcgttATTGGGATCGGCTCATTCCCGTACAATGAGAATGCTCGAATTATAGAAAGTAATATATGAACAATATCTTTAGAGCCTTCAAAATGAAACGGAAATAGTTTCTCAATTTACATTGGTACGAAATGTAATATCTCACAATCAACACTTTTCACATAATTATCGAATAGGCACGAAAACTTCACGTTAAGAGAGGGATAGTAAACTTGCCTGATGTCCTTAGCTTATAAAAATACTTCTGAATCAAATCGATTAATCAAGCTTTGCCTTTTCCGAATAAAAACATTCTACGCcacaaaaataattgatttagtAATATTCATCACAAAATAATGATCTCGAAAGAtcactaaaaattatttaatttattctaGTATATATTTAATCTCGAATAGATATATGATTATCTTATTCTCTTTCTTTAAATATTTCACTCCATT
This genomic window contains:
- the LOC108226479 gene encoding uncharacterized protein LOC108226479 — translated: MTTKSTAGEIDETTSPATGIDESDESTPLLPLRSTDWRPRWSQTKVPEIEINLFRRGRGPIDSFKSSLGGYEQDQIKVREILEKYNFKAIYAFNSATGRGAPIRFYPRNGLSMIPYTDGAVIAIDGEPKDSLVNPISRIVLGVAVITLLIVFVMKETPQWAQKLNFSGGYLPSWILALVIIILTRFRKRTKDFLAKYGW